A region of Sulfurovum sp. DNA encodes the following proteins:
- the glnA gene encoding type I glutamate--ammonia ligase — MGKFVNNITEFNTFCKENEVEFIDFRFTDIKGAWHHITYKRSAVDDGMLEAGLPFDGSSIENWQPINQSDMLLKPDVPTAFLDPFTADSTVIVICDVYDIYKNELYAKCPRSIAKKALKVLEEKGVADAAYFGPENEFFIFDDVKIEDKDNHQSFRVETDEGHWADGADYDEIGNMGHRPRIKGGYFPVMPTDSMVDLRAEMMLLLEEVGLEVVLGHHEVAQGQGEIGIVFSDIITAADNVQKYKYVVKMVAHLNGKTATFMPKPIYNDNGNGMHVHQSLWKNGKNLFYKEGEYANLSKTALDYLSGIFAHKEAVAAFTNASTNSYKRLLPGFEAPRILTYSSQNRSAACRIPYGAGEKATRIETRFPDSTSCPYLAFTVLMMAGLDGIEKGGYDLVGPFNEDLFELTRDELKERKIPELPNSFRDALEGLEKDYNFLAPVMDEEFIKTYVDYQFERHVIPVEGRPTAYEYVSTYSC; from the coding sequence ATGGGTAAATTTGTTAACAATATAACAGAATTTAATACATTCTGTAAGGAGAACGAGGTAGAGTTCATTGACTTTAGGTTTACAGACATTAAAGGAGCATGGCACCACATTACATACAAAAGAAGTGCTGTCGATGACGGTATGCTTGAAGCTGGTCTTCCATTCGATGGATCCTCTATTGAGAACTGGCAACCAATTAACCAGTCAGATATGCTTCTTAAGCCTGATGTTCCCACTGCATTTCTCGATCCATTTACTGCAGACAGTACAGTGATTGTTATCTGTGATGTTTACGATATCTATAAAAATGAGCTTTATGCAAAATGTCCAAGGTCTATTGCTAAAAAAGCACTGAAAGTGCTTGAAGAAAAAGGCGTGGCTGATGCAGCATACTTTGGTCCTGAAAATGAGTTCTTTATTTTTGATGATGTCAAAATTGAAGACAAAGACAACCACCAATCCTTTAGAGTTGAAACAGATGAAGGTCACTGGGCTGATGGGGCTGATTATGATGAGATTGGAAATATGGGTCATAGACCAAGAATCAAAGGTGGCTATTTCCCAGTTATGCCTACAGACTCCATGGTAGATCTCCGTGCGGAGATGATGTTGCTTCTTGAAGAAGTAGGTCTTGAAGTTGTGCTTGGACACCACGAAGTGGCACAGGGACAGGGTGAAATTGGTATTGTATTCTCTGACATCATTACCGCTGCTGATAATGTACAAAAGTATAAATATGTTGTTAAGATGGTTGCACACCTTAATGGGAAAACAGCCACATTCATGCCTAAACCTATTTACAATGATAATGGAAATGGTATGCATGTACATCAGTCTCTTTGGAAAAATGGCAAAAATCTCTTTTACAAAGAGGGTGAGTATGCAAATCTCTCCAAAACAGCACTTGATTACCTTAGTGGTATCTTTGCACATAAAGAGGCGGTTGCAGCATTTACAAATGCTTCTACCAACTCTTACAAAAGACTCCTTCCAGGATTTGAAGCACCACGTATTTTGACATATTCAAGCCAAAATAGATCAGCTGCATGTCGTATCCCTTATGGTGCGGGCGAAAAAGCAACACGTATTGAAACACGTTTCCCAGACTCTACTTCATGCCCATATCTTGCCTTTACTGTTCTTATGATGGCAGGTCTTGATGGTATCGAAAAAGGTGGGTATGATCTTGTTGGACCATTCAATGAAGACCTTTTTGAGTTAACAAGAGATGAACTTAAAGAGAGAAAGATTCCCGAACTTCCAAATAGCTTTAGAGATGCACTTGAAGGACTTGAAAAAGATTATAACTTCCTTGCGCCTGTTATGGATGAAGAATTTATCAAAACTTATGTCGATTATCAATTCGAAAGACACGTCATTCCTGTAGAAGGAAGACCAACTGCATATGAGTATGTCTCTACATACTCTTGCTAA
- a CDS encoding histidinol-phosphatase: MRIDLHNHTTRCNHATGTVDEYIQKAIDLGIDIYGFSEHAPMDFDEGYRLSLDEMDAYVHDILCAKERYKEQIDILLGYEVDWLPEHMNEQVLNADVDYLIGSVHFINKWGFDNPEFIGGWKNRDIDEIWEAYFEANEMMARSGKFDIAGHLDLIKVFKYLPKKDVRLLAKNTLKTIKKNNMVLEINTAGLRKPIGELYPSKALLEEAYDMDIPITFSSDAHAVKQVGFGYETATMIAKEVGYTKAVTFKKRERELITF, from the coding sequence ATACGAATTGATCTACATAACCACACTACACGTTGCAACCATGCCACAGGTACTGTTGATGAATATATACAAAAAGCGATAGATCTTGGTATTGATATTTATGGTTTTTCTGAACATGCTCCAATGGATTTTGACGAAGGGTACCGCCTCTCATTGGATGAAATGGATGCTTATGTTCATGATATTCTCTGTGCAAAAGAGAGATACAAAGAGCAGATAGACATATTGCTTGGCTATGAAGTTGACTGGTTGCCTGAACACATGAATGAACAGGTACTTAATGCTGATGTGGACTATCTCATTGGATCGGTTCATTTTATTAATAAATGGGGTTTTGATAATCCAGAATTTATTGGTGGATGGAAAAATAGAGATATTGATGAGATATGGGAAGCCTATTTTGAGGCAAATGAGATGATGGCAAGATCAGGTAAATTTGATATTGCTGGACATCTTGATCTTATTAAAGTTTTTAAATATCTGCCCAAAAAAGATGTACGCCTGCTTGCAAAAAATACACTCAAGACTATTAAAAAAAATAATATGGTACTCGAAATCAATACTGCTGGGCTACGTAAGCCTATTGGAGAACTCTACCCTTCAAAAGCACTTCTTGAAGAGGCGTATGATATGGATATTCCTATTACCTTTTCTTCTGATGCACACGCTGTGAAACAAGTTGGGTTTGGATATGAAACTGCAACAATGATTGCAAAAGAGGTAGGTTACACTAAAGCTGTTACTTTCAAAAAGAGGGAGAGAGAATTGATTACTTTTTAA
- a CDS encoding U32 family peptidase, translating into MIEKNQVELLAPAGNLEKMKIALNYGADAVYGGTSTFSLRIRSGKEFDMDSFEEGINYAHKRGKKVYATVNSFPFNSQIKLYENHIAKIATLKPDALIVSSPGVVKVAHHIAPDIPIHLSTQANVMNAIDAEVYYDLGVKRIIVAREISLKDCEAIKNHLPDLELEVFVHGSMCFAYSGRCLISALQTGRVPNRGSCANDCRFPYEIYAHNPQSGTTFRLDEKEGVGTYIMNAKDMNMASHIDEILNSGVIDSLKIEGRTKSPYYAGVVTKAYRHAIDDYCAGEYNPACYQRELGTTQNRGFTDAYLISRPFERNDAESHTFSIQYGTHQVAGLVSEDGLSWKCKDKTCVGDSVEIVLPMGATVKLVDNEIGKISEVAGQYWLTFKKIETVDNKVHECVHSGYLEPMKLPTRLPSYTILRRKISEALEKKGLKEDSTPMSMEPCCSG; encoded by the coding sequence ATGATAGAGAAAAATCAAGTAGAGCTCCTCGCTCCAGCAGGTAACCTTGAGAAGATGAAGATTGCTCTAAACTATGGGGCAGATGCTGTCTATGGGGGCACAAGTACTTTTTCACTTCGTATTCGCTCGGGTAAAGAGTTTGACATGGACTCTTTTGAGGAGGGAATTAACTATGCACACAAGAGAGGAAAAAAGGTCTATGCGACAGTCAACTCTTTTCCATTCAATTCCCAAATCAAGCTCTATGAAAACCATATTGCCAAGATTGCAACGCTCAAACCTGATGCACTTATTGTCTCCTCTCCAGGTGTCGTAAAAGTTGCCCACCATATAGCACCTGATATTCCTATCCACCTCTCTACACAGGCAAATGTAATGAATGCAATAGATGCAGAAGTCTACTATGATTTAGGCGTTAAGCGTATTATTGTGGCACGTGAGATTAGCCTCAAAGATTGCGAAGCTATCAAAAATCACTTACCTGATCTTGAATTAGAAGTGTTTGTGCATGGCTCAATGTGTTTTGCCTACAGTGGACGTTGCCTCATCTCTGCACTTCAGACAGGGCGTGTGCCTAATCGTGGAAGTTGTGCAAATGATTGTCGATTTCCATATGAGATTTATGCACACAACCCCCAAAGTGGTACAACCTTCCGCCTTGACGAAAAGGAGGGTGTTGGTACCTACATTATGAATGCTAAAGATATGAATATGGCTTCACATATTGATGAGATATTAAACAGTGGTGTAATCGATTCACTGAAGATCGAAGGTCGTACCAAATCACCTTACTATGCAGGGGTTGTCACCAAGGCTTACCGTCATGCTATTGATGATTATTGTGCTGGAGAGTATAATCCAGCATGTTACCAAAGAGAGTTGGGAACCACACAGAACCGTGGTTTTACTGATGCCTACCTCATTAGCCGTCCATTCGAACGAAATGATGCAGAGTCTCATACATTTTCTATTCAGTATGGTACACATCAGGTAGCAGGTCTTGTGAGCGAGGATGGGCTTAGTTGGAAATGTAAGGACAAGACTTGTGTAGGCGATAGTGTAGAGATTGTGCTTCCAATGGGTGCGACGGTAAAATTGGTTGACAATGAGATTGGCAAAATTAGTGAAGTAGCAGGGCAGTATTGGTTGACCTTTAAAAAGATTGAAACAGTTGACAATAAAGTACATGAGTGTGTCCACAGTGGATATCTTGAGCCAATGAAATTGCCAACACGACTTCCAAGCTATACGATTTTACGACGAAAGATTAGTGAAGCACTAGAGAAGAAAGGACTCAAAGAAGATTCTACTCCAATGAGCATGGAGCCTTGTTGTAGTGGATGA
- the purE gene encoding 5-(carboxyamino)imidazole ribonucleotide mutase produces MKFVSIVMGSKSDYAIMQECAKTLEKFGVPYELIISSAHRSPERTKTYIKTAEEKGAQVFIAAAGMAAHLAGAVAASTTKPVLGVPMESGPLKGEDALLSTVMMPSGMPVGTLAIGKAGAVNAAYLAIQIMALQNDELRVKLQEDRISKAKKVELDSLEIEVIL; encoded by the coding sequence ATGAAATTTGTATCGATTGTCATGGGAAGTAAGAGTGATTATGCAATTATGCAAGAGTGTGCAAAAACATTAGAGAAGTTTGGTGTACCCTATGAGCTAATCATCTCTTCTGCACACAGAAGTCCAGAGAGAACCAAAACCTATATTAAGACTGCAGAAGAGAAGGGTGCACAGGTGTTCATTGCCGCAGCAGGTATGGCAGCACACCTTGCGGGTGCGGTTGCAGCAAGTACAACCAAGCCAGTATTGGGTGTACCCATGGAGAGTGGCCCACTCAAGGGGGAAGATGCACTTCTTTCAACAGTAATGATGCCTTCAGGTATGCCAGTAGGCACACTTGCCATTGGTAAAGCAGGTGCGGTCAATGCTGCCTACCTTGCCATCCAAATTATGGCACTACAGAATGATGAATTAAGGGTAAAACTTCAAGAAGACCGTATCTCCAAGGCAAAGAAGGTAGAGTTGGATTCTTTAGAAATTGAAGTCATTCTTTGA
- the glyQ gene encoding glycine--tRNA ligase subunit alpha: MLTFSELLLKLQQFWAEQGCNIVQPYDIPSGAGTFHPATLLRSLDSKPWSVAYVAPCRRPTDGRYGENPNRLGSYYQFQALIKPSPDNIQELYLKSLEYLGLNLQEHDIRFVEDNWESPTLGAWGLGWEVWLDGMEVTQFTYFQQVGGIACDPVAVEITYGTERLAMYLQGVDSIFDIVWNKNGDEVTTYADVHKESEYEFSKYHFEVATVEKLFTHFDDASKECKLCLEKGLPLPAYDECMKASHAFNVLDARKAISQTQRQNYILKVRELAIGCAQLYKAQEEERNVRIQQGKQNR; the protein is encoded by the coding sequence ATGCTAACCTTCAGTGAACTACTACTAAAACTACAACAATTCTGGGCAGAACAAGGGTGCAACATCGTACAACCTTACGACATCCCATCAGGTGCAGGGACATTTCATCCTGCGACACTGCTTAGAAGTCTAGACTCTAAGCCTTGGTCTGTTGCGTATGTAGCACCATGTAGGAGACCTACTGATGGACGCTATGGAGAGAACCCTAACCGTCTTGGGTCTTACTATCAGTTTCAAGCACTCATTAAACCTAGTCCTGACAATATTCAAGAGCTTTACTTGAAATCTTTGGAGTATTTGGGACTGAACTTACAAGAGCATGACATTCGTTTTGTAGAAGACAACTGGGAGTCACCAACACTTGGTGCGTGGGGGCTTGGCTGGGAAGTATGGCTTGATGGTATGGAGGTAACGCAATTTACCTACTTTCAACAAGTAGGGGGCATCGCGTGTGACCCTGTGGCCGTAGAGATTACCTATGGGACAGAGCGTTTGGCAATGTACTTACAAGGGGTCGATAGCATCTTTGACATTGTATGGAATAAAAACGGTGACGAGGTAACCACTTATGCTGATGTACATAAAGAGAGTGAGTATGAGTTCTCCAAATACCACTTTGAAGTAGCAACGGTGGAAAAGCTTTTTACTCACTTCGATGATGCAAGCAAAGAGTGTAAACTCTGTCTTGAAAAAGGGCTACCACTCCCTGCCTATGACGAATGCATGAAAGCATCACATGCCTTCAATGTGCTTGATGCCCGCAAAGCAATCTCGCAGACACAAAGACAAAATTATATTCTCAAAGTTAGAGAGCTTGCCATTGGGTGTGCACAGTTGTACAAAGCTCAGGAAGAGGAGCGTAATGTACGCATACAGCAAGGAAAGCAGAATAGGTAA
- a CDS encoding Nif3-like dinuclear metal center hexameric protein: MLLQDIYTFLDNISPFGLQEKWDNSGLIVGDMKRKVSQIAISLDINEEMIETAEEGTLFVVHHPLIFDKLTQLDFAKYPANLLERLILKKQSLIAMHTNFDQTHLNRYVFEKVLGFTLKEEVPFVCKTEGNWMYDGLLMLLKEKLNLSTLKVVGKKECIGSIAMTTGAGASLIDMVNVDCFLTGDIKYHDAMKAMSEGLMMVEIGHYESERFFAEILLEELKVLPILAIIANSKNPFHFETL, encoded by the coding sequence ATGCTATTGCAAGATATATATACTTTTTTAGACAACATAAGCCCTTTTGGGTTACAGGAGAAGTGGGATAATTCTGGGCTTATTGTTGGTGACATGAAGCGCAAGGTCTCACAGATTGCTATCTCTCTCGATATTAATGAAGAGATGATAGAAACAGCAGAAGAGGGGACACTTTTTGTAGTGCATCACCCATTGATATTTGACAAACTCACACAGCTTGATTTTGCCAAATATCCTGCCAATCTTCTTGAGAGACTTATCTTAAAAAAACAGTCGCTTATTGCAATGCATACTAACTTTGATCAGACCCATTTAAATCGTTATGTTTTTGAAAAAGTACTGGGATTCACGCTTAAAGAAGAGGTGCCATTTGTCTGCAAGACAGAAGGCAATTGGATGTATGATGGGTTGCTTATGTTACTCAAAGAGAAGTTAAATCTCTCAACATTAAAAGTTGTTGGCAAAAAGGAATGCATTGGCTCCATTGCTATGACAACAGGAGCGGGAGCTTCGCTTATCGATATGGTTAATGTAGACTGCTTTCTCACTGGAGACATTAAGTATCACGATGCTATGAAGGCAATGAGTGAGGGATTAATGATGGTGGAGATAGGGCACTACGAGAGTGAACGTTTTTTTGCCGAAATACTGTTGGAAGAATTGAAAGTTTTACCTATTTTGGCTATAATTGCGAATTCTAAAAATCCGTTTCACTTTGAAACACTATAA
- a CDS encoding C4-type zinc ribbon domain-containing protein, producing the protein MNKHLQELIELSQIDKSVDNYNLQLEVVDKKIAKVQKKITAIQEEFDDLNKESEENEEKIKAFEEQLILLKEQLESNTKKAREISTEKEMKALSLEEDIAKEKMTFANEEIERLQKINETKEALTKELEEKLAELQENFNKVNSEVSAEKIEIETTKAEYFAKRQKLSKSIEQKVLSFYEKIRVWAGNTAVVSVKKQACYGCYMKLNDKTYAEVIKAEEIVNCPHCGRILHLESVTKEK; encoded by the coding sequence TTGAACAAGCATCTACAAGAACTGATAGAACTTTCACAGATTGATAAATCAGTCGATAACTACAACTTACAACTTGAAGTGGTAGACAAAAAGATAGCAAAAGTACAAAAAAAGATTACTGCAATACAAGAAGAGTTTGATGATCTAAATAAAGAGAGTGAAGAGAATGAGGAGAAAATCAAGGCATTTGAAGAGCAGTTAATACTACTCAAAGAGCAGCTTGAAAGCAATACAAAAAAAGCCAGAGAAATCTCTACAGAGAAAGAGATGAAGGCACTCTCTCTTGAAGAAGATATTGCTAAAGAGAAGATGACCTTTGCCAATGAGGAGATTGAGAGACTTCAGAAGATTAATGAAACCAAAGAAGCACTTACTAAAGAACTTGAGGAGAAGCTTGCTGAGCTTCAAGAGAATTTCAACAAGGTAAACAGTGAGGTCTCTGCAGAAAAAATAGAAATTGAAACAACTAAAGCAGAATATTTTGCAAAGCGTCAGAAGCTTAGCAAGAGTATCGAACAGAAAGTTCTCTCTTTCTATGAAAAGATTCGTGTGTGGGCAGGCAATACAGCAGTTGTTTCAGTGAAGAAGCAGGCATGCTACGGTTGTTATATGAAGCTTAATGACAAGACTTATGCAGAAGTAATCAAAGCAGAAGAAATTGTAAACTGTCCCCACTGTGGTCGTATTCTCCATTTAGAGAGTGTAACCAAAGAAAAGTAA
- the waaA gene encoding lipid IV(A) 3-deoxy-D-manno-octulosonic acid transferase has protein sequence MFFFIYSICTTFMYLLLLPLFSLFSFKSKYKESIPARFFLWKNRPLKPNGIWFHSCSFGEAKAIKPLVDALPKEVLRMTTTTQTGRGVVDCYTRQSCYLPFEPLLLGWLRPQKVLVVMEAEFWYLLFMLAKRRGARTFLINARMSDHSFLKYQKMAWLYRQIFKHIDVVYAQTRTDKIRLESLGAHHVVVMGNIKLASLPKPTKQLPKPKTLVVCAASTHEGEERLILEAFAALKKEQSDAKLIIVPRHPERFKKVVQLVDSFVEQYGLLYHCYTEKESVESDITVIDMLGELVNIYAISDVVILGGAFEPIGGHNAAEAAQFGCRIISGPHYFNQKDIFEAVEGIAIVEPTNLSKRLVQYKLLKPAKVRTNVDVLPLVEELKSVLSYE, from the coding sequence ATGTTTTTTTTTATCTACTCAATATGCACCACCTTTATGTATCTTCTCTTGCTTCCTCTTTTTTCTCTTTTTTCCTTCAAATCCAAATACAAAGAGTCCATTCCAGCACGTTTTTTTCTATGGAAAAATCGACCCCTGAAACCTAATGGGATATGGTTCCACTCTTGTAGTTTTGGAGAAGCTAAAGCAATTAAACCATTAGTAGATGCGTTGCCAAAAGAGGTATTGCGCATGACAACCACAACGCAGACAGGTAGGGGTGTTGTCGATTGTTATACACGGCAGAGCTGTTATCTTCCTTTTGAACCGTTACTTTTGGGTTGGCTAAGGCCACAAAAAGTACTGGTGGTTATGGAGGCAGAGTTTTGGTATCTGCTTTTTATGCTAGCAAAACGACGTGGTGCTAGAACCTTCCTTATTAATGCACGTATGAGTGACCACTCTTTTTTAAAGTACCAAAAGATGGCATGGCTCTATCGGCAGATATTTAAACATATTGATGTAGTCTATGCCCAAACACGAACCGATAAAATACGCTTAGAATCCTTAGGTGCGCACCATGTAGTGGTCATGGGAAACATCAAACTTGCCTCCTTACCAAAACCAACAAAACAATTACCAAAACCAAAAACATTGGTTGTATGTGCAGCAAGTACCCATGAAGGGGAAGAGAGGTTGATACTTGAGGCTTTTGCCGCACTCAAAAAAGAACAAAGTGATGCAAAGCTGATTATTGTGCCACGCCACCCTGAACGATTCAAGAAGGTAGTACAGCTTGTAGATAGTTTTGTAGAACAATATGGATTGTTATACCACTGTTATACAGAGAAAGAGAGTGTTGAAAGCGATATTACTGTCATTGATATGCTTGGTGAACTTGTGAATATCTATGCTATTAGTGACGTGGTTATTCTTGGTGGCGCATTCGAACCTATTGGGGGACACAATGCAGCAGAGGCAGCACAGTTTGGTTGTCGTATCATCTCTGGACCACACTATTTTAACCAGAAAGATATTTTTGAAGCAGTAGAGGGAATTGCGATTGTGGAGCCTACCAATCTTTCAAAAAGACTGGTACAATACAAGTTGCTTAAACCAGCCAAAGTACGTACAAATGTAGATGTACTCCCACTTGTAGAGGAACTTAAAAGTGTTCTATCATATGAATAA